From Thermodesulfobacteriota bacterium, a single genomic window includes:
- a CDS encoding ABC transporter permease, with protein sequence MKVLFTILKRELKSYFSSPVAYIILVVFLVLSGVFFFLYLQSFISSQFDPRFQLFKEKLNLNEFVVRPYLGTVSVVLLLMIPVISMRLIAEEKKNYTSELLFTSPIRVVQIVLSKFLAALTLFLIMLLLSAIHLLILAIYGNPDLGPVLSGYLGLFLLGASFLSIGLFASSLTENQIVAAVISFGILLVFWILGASSDADSSVLGYLSIINHFDNFTKGVIEVKDVVYYLSFSLFGLFLTQVTLDSERWR encoded by the coding sequence TTGCATACATCATCTTGGTTGTTTTTTTAGTACTCTCCGGAGTGTTTTTTTTCCTGTATTTACAGAGCTTTATAAGCTCTCAATTTGACCCCCGGTTTCAGCTCTTTAAGGAGAAGCTAAACCTTAATGAGTTTGTCGTCCGTCCCTATCTCGGCACCGTAAGCGTGGTGCTGCTTCTGATGATACCGGTCATCTCCATGAGGCTCATAGCGGAGGAGAAGAAGAACTACACCTCTGAGCTTCTCTTTACCTCACCTATCCGGGTGGTGCAGATAGTGCTGAGTAAATTTCTTGCCGCCCTTACGCTTTTCCTGATAATGCTACTTCTCTCCGCGATTCACCTGCTCATATTGGCGATTTATGGCAACCCCGACCTGGGTCCGGTGCTTTCGGGCTACCTGGGGCTTTTCTTATTGGGGGCCAGTTTTCTCTCCATCGGGCTATTTGCCTCCTCTCTAACCGAGAATCAGATAGTAGCCGCGGTTATCTCATTCGGCATACTGCTGGTTTTCTGGATACTGGGGGCTTCATCGGATGCGGATAGCTCGGTATTGGGCTATTTATCCATAATTAACCATTTTGACAACTTCACCAAGGGGGTGATCGAAGTAAAGGACGTAGTTTATTATCTATCTTTCAGCCTTTTCGGTCTTTTCCTCACCCAGGTTACACTAGATTCGGAGAGGTGGAGATGA